From the genome of Carnobacterium viridans:
AACAACATATGGTTTGTACGGCGAATTAAAAAGTCCGCTGGTGTTAACGCCATCTCTTCAGCCATAGCATACCGTAAACTTACCGTATCTGCTAATGTTAATCCTTTGATTTGTTCGATTTCATCAATTAAAGCAAATACTTTCGGCGCGTTTGACCCGTATAAGTGAGCAAGGTAAGTTGCTTCAGATTCAATCAAGCCTTTTTCAATACCCATTTGGGCAAATTTTGCAGTTTCTTCATCCACTTCTTGCGGGTTGATTTCTCCACCAGATACTGGATATTTAGCAGAATCAATCAATTCATATGAGATGTTGAAGCTATTTTCTAAGATTTCAATCACAGCTTTCATCGCGCCGATTGCCATCTTACGGTAGTCTGTCAACTTCCCACCAGCTACTGTAATCAAGCCATCTTCATCAAGATCCAACGCACTTCCACGAGAAATCGCTGAAGGGTTGTCTTCTGATTCTGAATTGCCTGTTTCGATATTTTTCAATACGTCTTCTACGGTATAACGGTCAACTTCACCTTTTTGGAATTGCTCGATCGTAGAAATCACTTTATCAAAACTTTCGTCTTTGATTGGTTTGCTGTTTCCACCGTTGTAGTCAGAACCGCCATTTGACGAAATCAATGGACGCAACCCTGCCCAACTTGATTCGATATCATTAATCGTGATATCAGCTGAAGGGTAACGATTATTGACTATTTCCAATAAATAATCAACGTCTTCTTGGTCAACGGTTGGATGTGCAAAGTCGCCTTTGTAATCTGTATCGGTTGTTCCAAAGTACGTTTTTTCCTCACGAGGAATCACAAATACCATACGGCCATCGTTTTTACCTGTGTCGAAATAAGTCGGTTGTGGAACATGTAATTTCTTGCGGTCCACTACCAAATGAACTCCTTTAGTTGGGCGCATTTGCGGAACAGTGTCAAGTTTAGTATCCATTTGACGAATCGTGTCAGACCAAGGACCCGTTGAGTTCAAGACAACACGAGCTTTAATATCAAATGTTTCACCCGTTAACAAGTCTTCTACTGTTGCACCATTTGCTTTGTCATTTTCATCATGTAGAATTCCAACAACTTTCATACGGCTGACCATATGACCGCCATCTGCGGCTGCACGTTTGATGTTCTCAATTACCAAACGAGCATCATTGTTCCGGTAGTCCAAGTAAACTCCTGCACCTAATAAGCCTTCACTTTTCAGTTGTGGAACCCGTTTAAGGACTTCCTCTTTTGTTAACGTATAGTTTGCGTATTTCGTTCCGGTAACACTAGCTAGTTGATCGTATAGATCCATCGCTACTTTTAGAGAGAACATAGAAAAAGTTGAACCGGGTTCGTCATAGATTGGCAAAATCATTGGGTCAGCTTTAGGAATGTGTGGTGCGATACCTTGCACGACAGCACGTTCTTGAACCGTATCCGCTACAACTTCAACATCGAAGTTTTTCAAATAGCGTAATCCGCCATGAACTAATTTCGTTGAGCGTGAAGAGGTTCCTTCAGCAAAGTCCTGCATTTCAACAAGCCCTGTTTTAAGACCAGAAGCGCTGGCTTGCAAAGCAGTCCCAGCACCTGTAATCCCTCCACCAATAATTAAAACGTCCAATGTTTCTTCTTTTAATGCTTTGATATCTTGTTTTCTTCGTTCAATTGAAAAAACCATAAATCGTTTCCTCCTTTTATGCTTCAGGCTTAAATACTTGTGTAGCTTTGACTGCTAGTTTCCAGTTTTTGTATAGTTTTTCGCGCTCTGCATCTCCCATTTGTGGTTCGAAGATACCGCCTTCTTCATACATGTCTTTGATTTCGTCCATGCTTTCCCAGAATCCAACAGCTAGACCAGCTAAGTAAGCTGCACCTAAAGCAGTCGTTTCTAAGTTGTGTGCACGTTGAACGTTAGTTCCTAAGATATCTGCTTGGAATTGTAGTAACCAATCGTTATTTGCTGCTCCGCCATCTACTTTCAATAATGGAATATCAATGCCTGCATCTTTGTTCATTGTATCAATAACATCGCGTGATTGGTAAGCAATAGCTTGTAAAGTTGCTTTAACAAAATCTTCTTTAGTCGTTCCACGGTTCAATCCAAAGACAGATCCACGTGCATCTGAATCCCAATATGGTGCTCCAAGTCCTGTGAAGGCTGGTACCACAAATACTTCGTTGTCGTTTTTAGACGCTTTAGCAAGTGCTTCTGAGTCCGCTGAATTTTCAATCATTTTTAATCCGTCACGCAACCATTGGATTGAAGAACCGGATACAAAAATACTTCCTTCTAACGCATAGTAAATTTTTCCATTGATTCCATAACCAATTGTGGTTAACAAATTATTTTCTGATAATTGTGGTTTTTCACCTGTATTCATTACGATAAATGAACCAGTTCCGTAAGTGTTTTTCACCATTCCAGGTTCAAATGCCATTTGACCGAATAAAGCAGCTTGTTGGTCTCCTGCCATTC
Proteins encoded in this window:
- the glpK gene encoding glycerol kinase GlpK, with product MTEKKYIMAIDQGTTSSRAIIYDKKTNTIGSSQKEFTQIFPQSGWVEHNPNEIWNSVQSVIAGAFIESGVKPAEIAAIGITNQRETTIIWDKKTGRPIYNAIVWQSRQSAPIASKLNEDGHSKMIHEKTGLIIDSYFSATKIRWILDHVEGAQERAEKGELLFGTVDTWLVWKLTGGDSFVTDYSNASRTMLFNIHKLEWDQEILDLLNIPSVMMPEVKSNSEVYGHTTNYHFYGANTPISGMAGDQQAALFGQMAFEPGMVKNTYGTGSFIVMNTGEKPQLSENNLLTTIGYGINGKIYYALEGSIFVSGSSIQWLRDGLKMIENSADSEALAKASKNDNEVFVVPAFTGLGAPYWDSDARGSVFGLNRGTTKEDFVKATLQAIAYQSRDVIDTMNKDAGIDIPLLKVDGGAANNDWLLQFQADILGTNVQRAHNLETTALGAAYLAGLAVGFWESMDEIKDMYEEGGIFEPQMGDAEREKLYKNWKLAVKATQVFKPEA
- the glpO gene encoding type 1 glycerol-3-phosphate oxidase — protein: MVFSIERRKQDIKALKEETLDVLIIGGGITGAGTALQASASGLKTGLVEMQDFAEGTSSRSTKLVHGGLRYLKNFDVEVVADTVQERAVVQGIAPHIPKADPMILPIYDEPGSTFSMFSLKVAMDLYDQLASVTGTKYANYTLTKEEVLKRVPQLKSEGLLGAGVYLDYRNNDARLVIENIKRAAADGGHMVSRMKVVGILHDENDKANGATVEDLLTGETFDIKARVVLNSTGPWSDTIRQMDTKLDTVPQMRPTKGVHLVVDRKKLHVPQPTYFDTGKNDGRMVFVIPREEKTYFGTTDTDYKGDFAHPTVDQEDVDYLLEIVNNRYPSADITINDIESSWAGLRPLISSNGGSDYNGGNSKPIKDESFDKVISTIEQFQKGEVDRYTVEDVLKNIETGNSESEDNPSAISRGSALDLDEDGLITVAGGKLTDYRKMAIGAMKAVIEILENSFNISYELIDSAKYPVSGGEINPQEVDEETAKFAQMGIEKGLIESEATYLAHLYGSNAPKVFALIDEIEQIKGLTLADTVSLRYAMAEEMALTPADFLIRRTNHMLFMRDTLDGIIEPVIAEMARYYGWTTETSTNYKKELETAIAESDLKKLKGDGNR